The Brasilonema sennae CENA114 genome includes a region encoding these proteins:
- a CDS encoding type II toxin-antitoxin system Phd/YefM family antitoxin: protein MDVIHVNDAQQHLDAVINESAQSHTPVIITGNQNQAVLVALEDWNAIQETLYILQVPGMREDLLEGMRTPLEECVTKQELDW from the coding sequence TAACGATGCACAACAGCACCTTGATGCTGTCATCAATGAAAGTGCACAATCTCACACACCAGTCATAATTACTGGTAATCAAAATCAAGCGGTACTTGTTGCTCTTGAGGACTGGAACGCAATTCAAGAAACGTTGTACATACTGCAAGTACCTGGAATGCGAGAGGATCTCCTTGAAGGAATGCGTACTCCTCTTGAGGAATGTGTGACCAAACAGGAGCTTGATTGGTAG